The following are encoded together in the Vicia villosa cultivar HV-30 ecotype Madison, WI unplaced genomic scaffold, Vvil1.0 ctg.000883F_1_1, whole genome shotgun sequence genome:
- the LOC131631934 gene encoding uncharacterized protein LOC131631934: protein MDRSWMYDRVNSDRYGLKDGFVSGVEDFVTKSMNRPQFLNKGGIRCPCVKCGCILLKTANEVKHHLYKYGFLPNYYTWIDHGEANQNVDLDGHISSGGNAGGDNTGDEEQFHAMNEMVSDVFRPFVNAPNVNADMENETVSEGEVPNEKAQRFYDELISANQPIYEGASESRLSISVKMLAAMSNWLVPQKALNFFSQMLIDVCPTKGCLPENYYKVKKLVSKLGLEVEKIDCCVNGCLLYFKEDSTLTQCRVCGAARYVPRKCGMGNYKDVAVKGMFYFPIITRLQRLFASKESASQMRWHRENPSDPNVLCHPSDGKAWKHFDEVYPDIASDPRNVRLGLCTDGFTPYIQASSTPYSCWPVIVTPYNLPPEMCMTKPYMFLTCLLPGPYNPKAKIDVYLQPLIDDLQRLWRDGILTYDISMQQNFVMRAHLTWTINDFPAYGMLSGWGTQGRLACPYCMDSTDAFTLGYGGKSCWFDCHRRFLPMDHPFRKSKKRFTKNMMKKKTHHTCLPAMMSGKQFVIFQKLQIVIGPPNFQGMGNNIIGSKEVYFGIFHIGRTTC from the coding sequence ATGGATCGAAGTTGGATGTATGATAGAGTTAACTCGGATAGGTATGGTTTGAAAGATGGTTTTGTTAGTGGAGTAGAAGATTTTGTCACTAAATCCATGAATCGACCACAATTTTTAAACAAGGGGGGGATAAGGTGTCCTTGTGTAAAATGCGGTTGCATTCTCTTGAAAACGGCTAATGAGGTCAAACATCACTTGTACAAATATGGTTTTTTGCCCAACTATTATACATGGATTGATCATGGAGAAGCGAATCAAAATGTGGACCTTGATGGTCATATTAGTAGCGGTGGGAATGCTGGTGGAGATAATACAGGTGATGAAGAACAATTtcatgcaatgaatgaaatggtCTCTGATGTTTTCAGACCATTTGTTAATGCCCCAAATGTGAATGCTGATATGGAAAACGAAACAGTTAGTGAGGGTGAGGTACCAAATGAAAAAGCTCAACGATTTTATGATGAATTGATTTCCGCAAACCAACCGATTTATGAGGGAGCTTCTGAATCCAGACTATCTATTTCAGTTAAGATGTTGGCTGCCATGTCTAATTGGCTTGTTCCTCAAAAGGCCTTGAATTTTTTCTCCCAAATGCTAATCGATGTTTGTCCAACTAAAGGATGCTTACCTGAAAACTATTATAAAGTGAAGAAGTTGGTGTCTAAGTTAGGATTAGAGGTTGAGAAAATTGATTGTTGTGTGAATGGATGCTTATTATATTTTAAAGAAGATAGCACTTTAACTCAATGTAGAGTTTGTGGAGCTGCTAGGTATGTTCCTCGAAAGTGTGGAATGGGAAATTACAAAGATGTGGCAGTGAAGGGAATGTTCTATTTTCCAATCATTACTAGGTTACAACGACTTTTTGCTTCAAAGGAATCTGCATCTCAAATGAGATGGCATCGTGAGAACCCCAGTGATCCAAATGTTTTATGTCACCCATCTGATGGAAAAGCATGGAAACACTTCGATGAAGTTTATCCCGATATTGCTAGTGACCCGAGAAATGTAAGATTAGGTTTATGTACGGATGGGTTTACCCCTTACATTCAAGCCTCTAGTACTCCATATTCATGTTGGCCGGTAATAGTCACACCCTACAATCTCCCTCCCGAAATGTGCATGAcgaaaccatacatgtttttgactTGTCTTCTACCTGGACCGTACAATCCGAAAGCTAAAATAGATGTCTACTTGCAACCTTTGATTGATGATTTGCAGCGCTTGTGGAGAGATGGCATTTTGACATATGATATCTCTATGCAACAAAATTTTGTAATGAGAGCGCATTTAACGTGGACAatcaatgattttccagcatatggTATGTTGTCTGGATGGGGGACACAAGGTAGATTAGCATGCCCTTATTGCATGGACAGTACAGATGCTTTCACCTTAGGATATGGTGGAAAAAGTTGTTGGTTTGATTGTCATCGTAGGTTCTTACCAATGGATCATCCGTTTAGGAAAAGTAAAAAGAGATTTACAAAAAACATGATGAAGAAAAAAACCCACCATACATGTTTACCGGCCATGATGTCTGGGAAGCAGTTCGTGATTTTCCAAAAGTTACAGATAGTGATTGGGCCACCAAATTTCCAGGGTATGGGAAACAACATAATTGGatcaaaagaagtatattttgggatctTCCATATTGGAAGGACAACTTGTTAA